A DNA window from Luteolibacter luteus contains the following coding sequences:
- a CDS encoding type VI secretion system tube protein Hcp, which produces MRLLFALLLLCAAAVSPASAAVDIYIRARGTNPSQLNYTGDSNSAQFPASEGWFGLSSVSFGIESDTSILTGGGTSGGKARALPLSLVKFPNSASAAFFNACTQARAWDEFEIVFTTPGANQSEVTMRIEVKRCFVVELSTAGSGGDDRPMETVKLIYGAQRISFYAPNNQTGKYGLVGQSIWSFTRMTPTFEI; this is translated from the coding sequence ATGAGACTTCTATTCGCGCTTCTCTTGCTGTGCGCTGCCGCGGTTTCTCCCGCATCTGCTGCGGTTGATATCTACATCCGGGCCCGGGGCACCAATCCTTCCCAACTCAACTATACGGGCGACAGCAATTCGGCCCAGTTTCCCGCCAGCGAGGGATGGTTCGGATTGTCATCCGTTAGTTTTGGAATCGAGTCAGACACCTCGATCCTCACCGGAGGCGGCACCTCGGGGGGGAAAGCGAGAGCCCTGCCCTTGTCGCTCGTCAAATTTCCGAATAGTGCCAGCGCCGCTTTCTTCAATGCCTGCACCCAGGCCCGCGCTTGGGATGAATTCGAGATCGTTTTCACCACCCCGGGGGCCAATCAGAGCGAGGTCACCATGAGGATCGAGGTGAAGAGGTGCTTTGTCGTCGAGTTGTCCACCGCCGGATCCGGCGGTGACGATCGCCCCATGGAAACGGTGAAGCTGATCTACGGAGCGCAGCGCATCAGTTTCTATGCGCCCAATAACCAAACCGGTAAATATGGTCTGGTCGGGCAGTCGATCTGGAGCTTCACCCGGATGACGCCAACCTTCGAAATCTAG
- a CDS encoding cytochrome c oxidase subunit 3: MEIPYIVTPRKDTGLFNSKIAIWLFLASEVMLFGGFFSAYIFLRLGADFPWPERTLPVLPGLINTFVLIASSVTVVFAWASLKMRQWGKFQIYMAFTVLCSMVFMVLKGIEYNVKFHHQAVRLKDYAVVEGHLGYELKDGVHVEHGHEPKEEDFERDHNGKKFEENVINYETSQIAFNTVRFHEAWVEEIMSRAKEKSAAVTLASKLELETAPGKKVTFEAGTPLDVKLLESIKEAHLAARKHNASERTENLRDNWTKAKKANPGKDDRQLSPNVSVDTAALTLMPEQPAIPFKVEPATVFRFKPRDIKEDAGTLRDGTALTGKMIESPMMFHYVDAIDFRHTAMKAEEKGIDPEVAIENSWLLKENPELREAWEWHKGEIAKLEKKLIDGYGVDKKTGKPNRVPTETERYRIGWQAFAAKAEGVETGTAKIALKEQFFGPDYVGRSEKHTFPAHVSIPREQVQFASKFAPAWNTYYAIYFTMTGLHGLHVIGGALVLAYYLFCGKKMYLSNPEWLANRVEVGGLFWHFVDLVWIFLFPILYLM, translated from the coding sequence ATGGAAATTCCTTACATCGTCACCCCTCGCAAGGACACGGGCCTCTTCAACTCGAAGATTGCCATCTGGTTGTTCCTTGCGTCGGAAGTCATGCTCTTCGGCGGTTTCTTCTCCGCCTACATCTTCCTGCGCCTCGGCGCGGACTTCCCATGGCCGGAGCGCACGCTTCCGGTGCTGCCGGGCCTGATCAATACCTTCGTGCTCATCGCCTCGTCGGTGACCGTGGTGTTCGCTTGGGCTTCGCTGAAGATGCGCCAGTGGGGCAAGTTCCAGATCTACATGGCCTTCACGGTCCTGTGCTCCATGGTCTTCATGGTGCTCAAGGGCATCGAGTACAACGTGAAGTTCCATCACCAGGCCGTCCGTTTGAAGGACTACGCTGTCGTGGAAGGCCACCTTGGCTACGAGCTGAAGGATGGCGTACATGTCGAGCACGGCCACGAGCCGAAGGAAGAGGACTTCGAACGCGACCACAACGGCAAGAAGTTCGAGGAGAACGTCATCAACTACGAGACCTCCCAGATCGCTTTCAACACCGTCCGCTTTCACGAAGCATGGGTGGAGGAGATCATGTCCCGCGCGAAGGAGAAGAGCGCCGCGGTGACGCTGGCCTCCAAGCTCGAGCTCGAAACCGCACCGGGCAAGAAGGTCACCTTCGAAGCAGGCACGCCGCTTGATGTGAAGCTTCTGGAATCGATCAAGGAAGCACACCTTGCCGCCCGCAAGCACAACGCTTCCGAGCGCACCGAGAACCTCCGCGACAACTGGACCAAGGCCAAGAAGGCAAATCCAGGCAAGGATGACCGCCAGCTTTCGCCGAACGTTTCGGTTGATACTGCCGCGCTCACGCTGATGCCGGAGCAGCCTGCGATTCCTTTCAAGGTGGAGCCGGCCACGGTCTTCCGCTTCAAGCCCCGCGACATCAAGGAAGATGCCGGCACGCTCCGCGACGGCACCGCCCTCACCGGCAAGATGATCGAGAGCCCGATGATGTTCCACTACGTGGATGCCATCGACTTCCGCCACACGGCCATGAAGGCCGAGGAAAAGGGGATCGATCCCGAAGTCGCGATCGAGAATTCCTGGCTGCTCAAGGAGAACCCAGAGCTCCGCGAAGCTTGGGAATGGCACAAGGGCGAGATCGCCAAGCTTGAGAAGAAGCTGATCGATGGCTATGGCGTCGACAAGAAGACCGGCAAGCCAAACCGCGTCCCGACCGAAACCGAGCGCTACCGCATCGGTTGGCAGGCCTTCGCTGCCAAGGCGGAAGGTGTGGAAACGGGAACCGCCAAGATCGCTCTCAAGGAACAGTTCTTCGGTCCGGACTATGTCGGACGGTCTGAGAAGCATACCTTCCCGGCGCATGTTTCGATCCCGCGCGAGCAGGTTCAATTCGCTTCGAAGTTCGCACCGGCTTGGAACACCTACTATGCCATCTACTTCACGATGACGGGTCTCCATGGCCTTCACGTGATCGGCGGCGCGCTGGTGCTGGCTTACTACCTGTTCTGCGGCAAGAAGATGTATCTCAGTAACCCCGAGTGGCTCGCCAACCGGGTGGAAGTCGGCGGCCTTTTCTGGCACTTCGTTGACCTCGTCTGGATCTTCCTGTTCCCGATCCTGTATTTGATGTAA
- a CDS encoding DUF418 domain-containing protein: MSSQQIPPPLPHLQRIRELDIIRGIAILGILLLNIKGFAMNSGAYFFPSLYDHFDSLSDKLAWFFSELFFAQKFYPLLAMPFGAGLVLMARATEAAGQAPGPAHYRRMAGLFVIGFIHAYLLWYGDVLTDYAVCGAIAYPFHRRKPRTLLVLAVICLSIAATLWFAIPEANSEFDIEAYRQAGREEVTVYRGRWIDHFELRALNARENQTGGYIVDFEPLGMMFLGMSLLKSGGLGTPQNRGRLRRLAAIACATGWTVTAIGLIYWWLSGFAMMRSCYIMWAWLFFGGIITSLGYLAFIRLWISRHPLPGERTTLECLGRTALSNYLLQSLVACFIFHGQGLGLIGSFGRLGQLIIVPMIWGIQIILTKAWLKYFPQGPLEMLLRRITRGSPRAIT; encoded by the coding sequence GTGAGTTCCCAGCAGATCCCTCCACCCTTACCCCATCTCCAGAGGATCCGGGAGCTCGATATCATTCGCGGCATTGCGATCCTGGGGATCCTGCTGCTCAACATCAAAGGTTTCGCAATGAACAGCGGGGCCTATTTCTTTCCCTCGCTCTACGATCACTTCGATTCACTTAGTGACAAGCTAGCATGGTTTTTCAGCGAGTTGTTTTTCGCCCAGAAGTTCTACCCGCTCCTCGCCATGCCTTTCGGAGCAGGGCTTGTCCTGATGGCCCGGGCTACTGAAGCCGCGGGCCAAGCTCCCGGACCAGCCCACTACCGCCGGATGGCGGGACTGTTCGTCATCGGATTCATCCACGCCTATCTCTTGTGGTACGGCGATGTCCTCACCGACTACGCCGTCTGTGGCGCAATCGCCTATCCCTTTCACCGGAGAAAGCCCCGCACCCTTCTTGTCCTGGCGGTGATTTGCCTTTCGATAGCAGCAACCCTTTGGTTCGCCATCCCCGAGGCCAACTCCGAATTCGACATTGAGGCCTATCGTCAGGCTGGGAGGGAGGAAGTGACGGTCTACCGGGGACGATGGATCGATCACTTCGAACTCCGCGCCCTGAACGCCCGCGAGAATCAGACGGGAGGCTACATCGTGGACTTCGAACCTTTGGGAATGATGTTTCTGGGAATGTCCCTTCTCAAATCCGGGGGCTTGGGAACACCGCAAAACCGCGGCCGCCTCCGGCGATTGGCAGCCATCGCTTGTGCGACGGGATGGACGGTCACCGCGATCGGCCTGATCTACTGGTGGCTATCCGGCTTCGCGATGATGAGGAGTTGCTACATCATGTGGGCTTGGCTCTTCTTCGGGGGAATCATCACGTCGCTCGGATACCTAGCCTTCATCCGTCTATGGATCAGCAGGCACCCCTTACCCGGAGAGCGCACTACATTGGAGTGTCTCGGCCGTACCGCATTGAGCAATTATCTTCTCCAGTCCCTCGTTGCTTGCTTCATTTTCCACGGGCAAGGACTGGGCCTCATCGGGTCTTTCGGCCGCTTGGGGCAACTGATCATCGTCCCCATGATCTGGGGGATTCAGATCATTCTTACCAAAGCGTGGCTGAAATATTTTCCACAAGGCCCTTTGGAGATGCTGCTGAGGAGAATCACACGGGGTTCCCCCAGAGCGATCACCTGA
- a CDS encoding cytochrome c oxidase subunit I — protein MSAHAASADHHGHDDHHHHDPGFLQKYVFSTDHKVIGIQYGLTAMAFLAFGFYLMMVMRWSIAYPHQPLPEWMSWLFTDNWKARWLQDGKVTGETYNMFGAMHGTIMVFLGIVPLGFGAFGNYVTPLQIGAVDMAFPKLNMTSYWLYLLGGLVMCASFFMESGAAKSGWTNYSPLAGFADGQIVNQWLAGQTQWLVGLVLLISSSLLGSVNFITTIINLRARGMTWMRMPFFVWAMLVTGFLLLLAFPPLEAAGIMQLMDRVTHSSFFMPSGLFSKSEGLADLSGGGSPLLFQHLFWFLGHPEVYVLLLPAIACVAEIIPVNTRRPLWGYKAMVYGVMVLGFLSFIVWAHHMYLTGMGPVVSTFFQTTTVLISIPSVILLTSMIISLWGGSIRFTPAMIWACAFLPMFGIGGLTGLPLAFNLVDLHLHDTYYVIGHFHYVVAPGILFGLFAGVYHWYPKITGRHMSNFLAHAHFWPSLICMNLIFFPMLMQGMSGFHRRWYNGGDAYFAAEGSANVFGQTVAQHIDLNILMSWGAWIMALAQIPFVLNLFGSIKFGRKVENDNPYNATTLEWATPTPPGHGNFLTEPAVYRGPYEYSRPDCDEDYLPQWIEPKRDSESPAEKPATPAAH, from the coding sequence ATGAGCGCCCACGCCGCATCTGCTGACCATCACGGTCACGACGACCACCATCACCACGACCCGGGGTTCCTACAGAAGTACGTCTTCTCCACGGACCACAAGGTCATCGGTATCCAGTATGGCCTGACCGCAATGGCCTTCTTGGCCTTCGGCTTCTACCTGATGATGGTGATGCGCTGGAGCATCGCCTATCCGCATCAGCCGCTGCCGGAGTGGATGAGCTGGCTTTTCACGGACAACTGGAAGGCCCGCTGGCTGCAGGACGGCAAGGTGACGGGTGAGACTTACAACATGTTCGGTGCCATGCACGGCACGATCATGGTGTTCCTTGGCATCGTGCCCCTCGGCTTTGGTGCCTTCGGCAACTACGTGACCCCGCTGCAGATCGGTGCGGTCGATATGGCGTTCCCGAAGCTGAACATGACCAGCTACTGGCTCTACCTGCTGGGTGGCCTGGTGATGTGCGCTTCCTTCTTCATGGAGTCCGGTGCCGCCAAGTCCGGCTGGACGAACTACTCCCCGCTCGCCGGTTTCGCTGACGGCCAGATCGTCAACCAGTGGTTGGCGGGCCAGACGCAGTGGCTGGTCGGCCTTGTGCTGCTGATTTCCTCGTCGCTGCTTGGCTCGGTGAACTTCATCACCACGATCATCAACCTGCGCGCCCGCGGGATGACCTGGATGCGCATGCCCTTCTTCGTCTGGGCGATGCTCGTGACCGGCTTCCTGCTCCTGCTCGCCTTCCCTCCGCTGGAAGCCGCTGGCATCATGCAGCTGATGGACCGCGTCACGCACTCGTCCTTCTTCATGCCGTCCGGTCTCTTCTCGAAGAGCGAAGGTCTGGCTGATCTTTCCGGTGGTGGTTCTCCGCTGCTGTTCCAACACCTCTTCTGGTTCCTCGGTCACCCGGAGGTGTACGTGCTCCTTCTTCCCGCGATTGCCTGCGTCGCTGAAATCATCCCGGTGAACACCCGCCGCCCACTGTGGGGTTACAAGGCGATGGTCTATGGCGTGATGGTGCTGGGCTTCCTGTCCTTCATCGTGTGGGCGCACCACATGTATCTCACTGGCATGGGTCCGGTCGTTTCGACCTTCTTCCAGACCACCACGGTGCTGATTTCGATTCCGTCGGTGATCCTGCTCACTTCCATGATCATCTCGCTGTGGGGCGGTTCGATCCGTTTCACCCCGGCGATGATCTGGGCCTGCGCCTTCCTGCCGATGTTCGGTATCGGTGGTCTGACGGGCTTGCCGCTGGCCTTCAACCTGGTGGACCTCCACCTCCACGACACCTACTACGTGATCGGCCACTTCCACTACGTGGTGGCACCGGGCATCCTGTTCGGCCTCTTCGCGGGTGTGTATCACTGGTATCCGAAGATCACGGGCCGCCACATGAGCAACTTCCTGGCTCATGCGCACTTCTGGCCCAGCCTGATCTGCATGAACCTGATCTTCTTTCCGATGCTCATGCAGGGCATGTCCGGCTTCCACCGCCGCTGGTATAACGGTGGTGACGCCTACTTCGCTGCTGAAGGTTCGGCCAACGTCTTCGGCCAGACCGTGGCCCAGCACATCGACCTGAACATCCTGATGTCTTGGGGCGCTTGGATCATGGCACTCGCCCAGATTCCCTTCGTCTTGAACCTCTTTGGTTCCATCAAGTTCGGCCGCAAGGTGGAGAACGACAATCCTTACAACGCCACCACGCTGGAGTGGGCCACGCCGACCCCTCCGGGCCACGGGAACTTCCTGACCGAGCCTGCGGTTTACCGCGGCCCGTATGAATACAGCCGCCCGGATTGCGATGAGGACTACCTCCCGCAATGGATCGAGCCGAAGCGCGATTCCGAATCCCCGGCTGAGAAGCCCGCCACCCCCGCCGCTCACTGA
- a CDS encoding VOC family protein, which yields MNPSTIDPQVRIGHVHLKVADLERALRFYRDVLGFQEMQRFGDSAAFLSAGGYHHHIGLNTWESLGASPPPRRSTGLYHTAILYPDRATLGNALHRLIKAGIRLDGASDHGVSEALYLRDPDQNGVELYRDRPMEEWPRKPDGSLDMYSHPLDLQRLLDESSL from the coding sequence ATGAATCCATCCACAATCGACCCGCAAGTGCGCATCGGCCACGTCCACTTGAAGGTCGCGGACCTTGAGCGCGCCCTCCGATTCTACCGCGATGTGCTCGGCTTCCAGGAAATGCAGCGCTTCGGTGACTCAGCCGCTTTCCTCTCCGCGGGTGGCTACCATCATCACATTGGCCTGAATACGTGGGAGAGCCTCGGTGCATCCCCTCCCCCGCGCCGCAGCACCGGGCTCTACCATACCGCTATCCTCTATCCCGACCGCGCGACGCTGGGCAATGCACTGCATCGTCTCATCAAGGCAGGCATCCGCCTGGACGGAGCCTCGGATCACGGCGTCAGTGAGGCTCTCTACCTTCGGGACCCGGACCAAAACGGAGTCGAACTTTACCGCGATCGCCCGATGGAAGAATGGCCACGGAAGCCGGACGGCTCTCTCGACATGTATAGCCATCCCTTGGACCTGCAGCGGCTTCTGGACGAATCTAGCCTTTGA
- a CDS encoding c-type cytochrome, with amino-acid sequence MIDPTKPDLEESVNVTATHERVVRGAAAASRENKLTENGAEPVSLWVTALCFIPVLAAGWTLGNAGTLFSYKDTVKSGYVRMIPDDGEGDAIPPKTALDAYMAKGAKIYSKCSGCHGPDGKGDGANYPSLADSKWVHGETERFAMVILNGLTGPTSTGKTFGVMPAQGAGMSAEDLACLMTYVRNNFGTKTGDVVTKQMGVAALEISGKRAKVGAPVTGDELTADHSKNLPGDVLDPKTMLDPKTLEPAAAQ; translated from the coding sequence ATGATCGATCCTACCAAGCCCGACCTCGAGGAATCGGTGAACGTCACCGCGACCCACGAGCGTGTCGTCCGCGGAGCGGCTGCCGCCTCCCGCGAGAACAAGCTCACGGAGAACGGCGCCGAGCCGGTTTCGCTGTGGGTGACGGCGCTCTGCTTCATTCCCGTGCTGGCCGCCGGCTGGACCTTGGGAAATGCGGGCACGCTTTTCTCCTACAAGGACACCGTGAAGTCCGGCTACGTGCGGATGATCCCGGATGACGGCGAAGGTGATGCCATTCCGCCGAAGACTGCCCTTGATGCCTACATGGCGAAGGGCGCGAAGATTTACAGCAAGTGCTCCGGCTGCCATGGCCCGGACGGCAAGGGTGACGGTGCAAATTATCCTTCGCTGGCGGACTCCAAGTGGGTACACGGCGAGACCGAGCGCTTCGCGATGGTGATTCTCAACGGTCTTACCGGGCCGACTTCCACCGGCAAGACCTTCGGGGTGATGCCCGCGCAAGGTGCCGGCATGAGCGCCGAGGACCTCGCCTGCCTGATGACCTACGTCCGCAACAACTTCGGCACGAAGACCGGGGACGTGGTGACCAAGCAGATGGGTGTCGCCGCCCTCGAAATTTCAGGCAAGCGCGCCAAGGTCGGCGCTCCGGTGACGGGTGACGAACTCACCGCCGATCACTCCAAGAACCTTCCGGGCGACGTCCTCGATCCGAAGACGATGCTCGATCCCAAGACTCTCGAACCAGCGGCCGCCCAGTAA
- a CDS encoding AAA family ATPase, producing the protein MWVVSELPLGEAGGVEMKICHVVTGPAGAGKSAYARKLAAEIGACLIDSDIATERLVRAGLSLAGLDPDDRDSPAYKSAYRDAVYEAMYDIAVANLPQVPVVLAGPFTREGGEADWPTRLEDRLGTRAVIHFVWCPPEVRRERMIARGEERDRPKLRDWATYAAQCREERPVWEHVFVETT; encoded by the coding sequence ATGTGGGTTGTATCGGAGCTGCCGCTTGGTGAAGCTGGCGGTGTGGAAATGAAGATTTGCCATGTCGTGACGGGCCCGGCGGGTGCCGGAAAGAGCGCCTATGCGCGCAAGCTGGCAGCGGAGATCGGGGCATGCTTGATCGATAGCGATATCGCTACGGAGCGTCTCGTGCGTGCCGGCTTGTCACTGGCGGGGCTCGATCCGGATGATCGTGATTCTCCGGCCTACAAGAGCGCTTACCGCGATGCGGTGTATGAGGCGATGTACGACATTGCAGTGGCGAATCTGCCACAGGTGCCGGTGGTGCTAGCCGGACCATTCACGCGCGAAGGGGGCGAGGCTGACTGGCCGACGCGATTGGAGGATCGGCTCGGAACTCGTGCGGTGATTCATTTTGTCTGGTGCCCGCCCGAAGTGAGGCGGGAACGAATGATCGCACGAGGCGAGGAACGTGATCGTCCCAAACTGCGTGATTGGGCGACGTACGCTGCCCAGTGCCGCGAAGAGCGGCCGGTGTGGGAACATGTCTTCGTGGAGACCACGTGA
- a CDS encoding cytochrome c oxidase subunit II, which translates to MSPSKFLGIPEVYSAHGGRVDHLIDVVHWFMIALGVGWFLFFAYCLIRFRASVHPKASYHGVRNHISSHLEIAVVIIEAVLLLGFAFPLWKERTDTWKEVQRLDPARVRVIGWQFGWTYHYPGKDGKFGRINPQLITSNSDPGIDFDDPNAQDDFITPTLKIPKGRPAILNITSNDVIHNYSIVPMRIQQDAIPGKEIPMWFTPNKTIETSVVCGQLCGEGHGNMVGQLEVMDDKAYRTWADGESDNALKSRAPKAATASR; encoded by the coding sequence ATGAGTCCTTCGAAATTCCTCGGTATCCCCGAAGTCTACTCCGCCCACGGCGGCCGCGTGGATCACCTCATCGACGTGGTGCACTGGTTCATGATCGCACTCGGTGTCGGGTGGTTCTTGTTCTTTGCTTATTGCCTGATCCGCTTCCGCGCCTCCGTGCATCCGAAGGCGTCGTACCATGGTGTGCGGAATCACATTTCCAGCCACCTCGAGATCGCGGTGGTGATCATCGAGGCGGTGCTGCTGCTTGGATTCGCCTTCCCGCTGTGGAAGGAGCGCACGGATACTTGGAAGGAAGTGCAGCGTCTTGATCCGGCACGCGTGCGCGTGATCGGCTGGCAATTCGGCTGGACCTACCATTATCCCGGCAAGGACGGCAAATTCGGCCGTATCAATCCGCAGCTCATCACCAGCAACAGCGACCCGGGTATCGATTTCGATGATCCGAACGCGCAGGATGACTTCATCACGCCAACCCTGAAGATTCCGAAGGGGCGTCCCGCAATCCTTAACATCACGTCCAACGATGTGATCCACAACTACTCCATCGTTCCGATGCGGATCCAGCAGGACGCGATTCCGGGCAAGGAAATCCCGATGTGGTTCACGCCGAATAAGACGATCGAAACGTCGGTTGTTTGCGGCCAGCTCTGTGGTGAAGGTCACGGAAACATGGTGGGCCAACTTGAAGTGATGGATGACAAAGCCTACCGCACTTGGGCCGATGGTGAATCCGACAATGCGCTCAAGTCCCGTGCGCCGAAGGCCGCAACGGCGAGCCGTTGA
- a CDS encoding glycosyltransferase family 4 protein, protein MKVLQMIPEMESGGVERGTLELAQYLGDKGHDSVVISGGGKMVKQLEACGTRHLTMPVGRKRLSSLLLVPKLRRLFTEEKPDILHLRSRVPAWLAWLAWRGMDPAKRPRLVTTVHGFNSVNRYSEIMTCGERVICVSESIRDHVLKHYPRVDPAKLRVVHRGIDPSDYPHGYRPSPEWIEGFHREFPATRGKRLLTLPGRITRLKGHEDFAKILKDLSADEGIHGVIAGGAHPRKAAYLDEIRALFEKEGLSQRITFTGGRSDLKEILAISTVVLSLTTQSESFGRTTLEALGLGIPVAGYDHGGVGEQLRLLYPAGQIPPNDPAAASKIIRALLENPPPVPSQHPFTLEAMLEGTMSVYRELV, encoded by the coding sequence ATGAAAGTCCTCCAGATGATTCCCGAAATGGAGTCCGGTGGCGTCGAACGAGGCACCCTGGAACTCGCCCAATATCTCGGGGACAAGGGCCACGACTCTGTCGTCATCTCCGGCGGCGGCAAGATGGTGAAGCAGTTGGAAGCCTGCGGCACCCGCCACCTCACGATGCCCGTCGGGCGCAAGCGTCTGTCTTCCCTACTGCTGGTGCCGAAGCTCAGGCGGCTCTTCACGGAAGAGAAGCCCGACATTCTCCATCTTCGCTCCCGCGTCCCCGCCTGGCTGGCATGGCTTGCCTGGCGCGGTATGGATCCTGCAAAACGCCCGCGGTTGGTCACCACGGTACACGGCTTCAATTCCGTGAACCGCTACTCCGAGATCATGACCTGCGGGGAACGCGTGATCTGTGTCTCGGAAAGCATTCGTGACCACGTGTTAAAACACTATCCACGCGTCGATCCCGCCAAGCTTCGCGTGGTTCACCGGGGCATCGATCCCTCCGATTACCCCCATGGGTATCGCCCATCCCCTGAGTGGATCGAAGGCTTCCATCGCGAATTCCCCGCCACCCGCGGGAAGCGACTGCTCACTCTACCGGGACGGATCACACGGCTCAAAGGACATGAGGACTTTGCCAAAATCCTGAAGGACCTGTCTGCCGACGAGGGCATCCATGGCGTCATCGCAGGCGGTGCTCACCCTCGAAAGGCGGCTTACCTCGATGAAATCCGCGCGCTCTTCGAAAAGGAAGGACTCTCTCAAAGGATCACCTTCACGGGCGGGCGCTCCGATCTGAAGGAAATCCTCGCGATCTCCACGGTGGTGCTTTCACTCACCACCCAGTCTGAGTCCTTCGGCCGCACGACGCTCGAAGCCCTCGGGCTCGGCATACCCGTGGCTGGCTACGATCACGGCGGCGTGGGCGAACAGTTGCGATTGCTCTACCCCGCCGGGCAAATCCCGCCCAACGATCCGGCAGCAGCTAGCAAAATCATTCGCGCCCTCTTAGAAAATCCGCCGCCGGTTCCTTCGCAGCACCCCTTCACTCTCGAAGCAATGCTTGAAGGAACGATGTCGGTTTATCGTGAGCTCGTTTGA
- a CDS encoding DUF4870 domain-containing protein produces MWAMLGHLSALTGLLTGGIGYVAGPLIIWQVKKDTMPFASSESKEALNFNISWFLWGAVLAAVTVPLMFLLVGFFLLPVLIVYPVVWAIFCIVGGLRANEGKSYKYPLTVRFVQ; encoded by the coding sequence ATGTGGGCGATGCTCGGGCATCTCTCCGCACTGACGGGGCTTCTCACGGGCGGGATCGGCTATGTCGCCGGTCCCTTGATCATCTGGCAGGTGAAGAAGGATACGATGCCCTTCGCTTCCTCGGAGTCGAAGGAGGCTCTCAATTTCAACATTTCGTGGTTCCTGTGGGGAGCCGTCCTTGCTGCTGTCACCGTGCCGCTGATGTTTCTTCTCGTTGGCTTCTTCCTCTTGCCCGTGCTCATTGTCTATCCTGTCGTGTGGGCGATTTTTTGCATTGTCGGGGGATTGAGGGCGAATGAAGGCAAGTCCTACAAGTATCCTCTGACCGTGCGGTTCGTCCAGTGA
- a CDS encoding cytochrome C oxidase subunit IV family protein, with the protein MADSPEAIKKATRLYLFIGAILFAGTVATVLVATVPALDIGHHGFDVWDMTLGLCIATVKASLVALIFMHLNHEKRLIYWLFGFGLLGAFFMVVLIGLAKWDPIHYNGFKTGVPGSEKVIPFK; encoded by the coding sequence ATGGCTGATTCTCCAGAAGCAATCAAGAAGGCCACCCGGCTCTACCTCTTCATCGGGGCGATCCTGTTTGCAGGCACTGTGGCCACCGTGCTCGTTGCAACCGTTCCTGCCTTGGACATCGGCCATCACGGCTTCGATGTCTGGGACATGACCCTTGGCCTCTGCATCGCGACGGTGAAGGCTTCCTTGGTGGCGCTGATTTTCATGCACCTTAACCACGAGAAGCGCCTGATCTACTGGCTCTTCGGCTTTGGTCTGCTGGGCGCCTTCTTCATGGTCGTCCTGATCGGTTTGGCGAAGTGGGATCCGATCCACTACAACGGTTTCAAAACCGGTGTCCCGGGTTCCGAGAAGGTGATTCCTTTCAAATAA